From the Sphingomonas suaedae genome, one window contains:
- the tatB gene encoding Sec-independent protein translocase protein TatB yields MLDFNAPEFLIVGIVALLVIGPKDLPKAMRLVGHWVGKARRVAGQFRSGFDTMVREAELAEMEKKWAEENARIMREHPPEKMLPSPVYDPNPEGTAPAVVEPEDVPPTTVEPPVLKPESEHVAPEAADPPKPRAPRKKKADS; encoded by the coding sequence ATGCTTGACTTCAACGCGCCCGAATTCCTGATCGTGGGCATCGTTGCTCTATTGGTGATCGGGCCGAAGGATTTGCCAAAGGCGATGCGCCTTGTCGGCCATTGGGTCGGCAAGGCGCGCCGGGTTGCGGGCCAGTTCCGCAGCGGCTTCGACACGATGGTGCGCGAGGCCGAACTTGCCGAGATGGAAAAGAAATGGGCGGAGGAGAATGCGCGGATCATGCGCGAGCATCCACCCGAAAAGATGCTGCCATCCCCCGTCTATGATCCCAATCCCGAGGGGACGGCGCCTGCGGTGGTCGAGCCCGAGGATGTGCCGCCGACGACCGTCGAGCCGCCGGTGCTGAAGCCCGAATCGGAGCATGTCGCGCCCGAGGCGGCCGACCCGCC
- a CDS encoding twin-arginine translocase TatA/TatE family subunit: protein MGSMSLMHWLIVGVLVILLFGGSRFSNMMGDVAKGIKQFKKGMAEDDETPAKPAEIEAKRVNDPQPQAQPQASTEARPAQDER, encoded by the coding sequence ATGGGTAGCATGAGTTTGATGCACTGGCTGATCGTCGGCGTGCTCGTCATCCTGTTGTTCGGGGGCAGCCGCTTCTCGAACATGATGGGTGACGTCGCCAAGGGCATCAAGCAGTTCAAAAAGGGTATGGCCGAGGACGACGAGACGCCCGCAAAGCCGGCCGAGATCGAGGCGAAGCGCGTCAACGATCCGCAACCGCAGGCGCAACCGCAGGCATCGACCGAAGCGCGTCCGGCGCAGGACGAGCGCTGA